The Mycobacteriales bacterium genome contains the following window.
GACACGGTGATCGAGACCGGCATCACCCGCGGGCTGGAGATGCTGCGGCTGACGTTGCTGACCAGCGTCAGCGACCGGACCCCGCTCACCGGCGCCGCCGAGCTGTACCGGGCGCTCACGGCTGCGCGCGGCGGACCGGCGCGGCCGGTGTTCTACCTCTCGACCAGCCCCTGGAACCTGTACGAGCTGCTCACCCGGTTCCTCGTCCTACGCGGGTTCCCGGCCGGTCCGCTCCTGCTCACCGACTGGGGCCCGAGCCGGACGAACCTGTTCCGGCTCAGTCCGGAGCAGCACAAGCTGACGATGATCCGGGCACTGTTGGAGCAACATCCCGGGCTCGGCGTCGTGCTGATCGGCGACACCGGGGAGCAGGATCCGGAGATCTACGCGACGGTGGCGCAGGAGTCACCGGACCGAGTGCGCGCCGTCTACGTTCGGCGCACGGCCGGGATGCCGGCGGCCCGGGCGATCGAGGTCAGCGGGCTGATCCGCCGGGTCGCCGCGGCGGGGGTCCCGATGCTCATGGTCGAGGACAGCGTGCAGATCGCCGAACACGCGGCGGGCCTCGGACTGCTCGATCCGGCTGATGTCCAGGCGGTGCGACGAGCGACACAGCTCTGAGCGGCTCGCCGACCGGACACCATGGGTCGCTCCGGGACGGACTGATCGTTCGCGGCATGCCCGACCGGCTCGACCATCGGAGGCGACGGAACCGTTCCAGGGCCGTGCACGAATGCGGTGCGTGAGGATGGTGGCCGATACATCGCCGCGACCGTCCCGTTCCGACGAGGATGCCTGGTGCGCAGCACTCGTCGAACGGGTGGCCGTCGGCGAGGCTCGCGCGCTCGAGGAGCTCTACGACCGCTACTCGCGGCCGGCGTACTCGCTCGCCCGCCGGGTGACAGGAGACCCCACCTTTGCCGAAGAGGTGGTGCAGGAGGTGTTCCTCGCGGTGTGGCGGCAGCCGAAGCGGTTCGAGGCCGGACGGGGCGGGTTCGCCAGTTGGCTGCTCGCCGCCGTTCATCACAAGGCCGTCGACGCCGTCCGCCGGGAAGAGGCGGTACGGCGCCGGGCGCTCGCGCTGCATGCGGTCGAAGGCCTGGACGCGTCCGATCCGCCGGCCAACCGGCCTGAGGAGGCGGTCGAGGAGCGGCTGCGCGGCGAACGGGTCCGCAACGCGCTGCGCGAGCTCCCCGAGACGCAGCGGGAGGCGATGACGCTGGCCTACTACGGCGGCTACACCCAGCGCGAGATCGCGTCGCTCACCAGCACGCCGATCGGCA
Protein-coding sequences here:
- a CDS encoding phosphatase domain-containing protein, which produces MGRRLVEVRGGVVRGRRAWGTLRASLAPFLTIELPRCVVWVGGPGGTVRGRCDRQGYLDVPVDVGGLAPGWHELSVTAAWRGAEAAVPVPVYVVDPGSRVAVISDLDDTVIETGITRGLEMLRLTLLTSVSDRTPLTGAAELYRALTAARGGPARPVFYLSTSPWNLYELLTRFLVLRGFPAGPLLLTDWGPSRTNLFRLSPEQHKLTMIRALLEQHPGLGVVLIGDTGEQDPEIYATVAQESPDRVRAVYVRRTAGMPAARAIEVSGLIRRVAAAGVPMLMVEDSVQIAEHAAGLGLLDPADVQAVRRATQL
- a CDS encoding sigma-70 family RNA polymerase sigma factor, whose protein sequence is MAVGEARALEELYDRYSRPAYSLARRVTGDPTFAEEVVQEVFLAVWRQPKRFEAGRGGFASWLLAAVHHKAVDAVRREEAVRRRALALHAVEGLDASDPPANRPEEAVEERLRGERVRNALRELPETQREAMTLAYYGGYTQREIASLTSTPIGTVKTRMHRAMHNLRAALDDLSDITGLAVTDDTKGGLR